A genomic region of Acipenser ruthenus chromosome 9, fAciRut3.2 maternal haplotype, whole genome shotgun sequence contains the following coding sequences:
- the LOC117972911 gene encoding tsukushi-like isoform X1, with product MPTQWAVFDLSAQCYIVLQQHAERGSSETSEERCGQGYAHGGMDSQLWLCCLLIFTLHVASTESCHPGCRCEVESFGLFDSFSLTKVDCSRVGPHITPIPIPLDTSYLDLSSNHMETLTDSMLTGPGYTTLVSLDLSNNKLTRVHSKTFSKLRYLESLDLSSNCLEVLSDGCFSGLPLTEVDLSNNRLQEFRLDIFTSKGHGKPIHLDLSNNVLTAVSRNPHSSSPNIQSLSLAGNRLTAVPLLQSVPVRSLNLDGNPIPHIQENAFVGMTELTHLSLSSLPALTSIQPNSFKGLQNLQVLDLSNCPKLKDLKPEVFSGLLSLQELNLSNSGVTALPSKLLNYLPSIRSITLGPNLHCWKSRKQGQFHPHTGRVKSGDTLTCDPAATLL from the exons ATGCCGACACAGTGGGCAGTGTTTGATTTGTCAGCGCAGTGTTacattgtacttcagcagcacgCTGAGCGCGGCTCCAGCGAGACCTCTGAGGAGCGCTGCGGACAGGGCTACGCACACg GAGGAATGGATTCTCAGCTGTGGCTCTGCTGTTTGCTGATCTTCACCCTGCATGTCGCCTCCACAGAGAGCTGCCACCCAGGATGCCGCTGCGAGGTGGAGAGCTTCGGGCTCTTCGACAGCTTCAGTCTGACAAAAGTAGACTGCAGTAGAGTGGGACCCCATATCACCCCCATTCCTATCCCTTTAGACACCTCCTATTTAGATCTGTCATCCAACCACATGGAGACCCTCACAGACTCCATGCTGACAGGACCTGGTTACACCACTTTGGTTAGCCTTGACCTGAGCAACAACAAGCTAACCAGGGTCCACAGCAAGACCTTTTCCAAACTGCGCTACCTGGAGTCCCTGGATTTAAGCAGCAACTGTTTGGAAGTGCTTTCGGATGGGTGCTTCTCTGGCCTGCCGCTCACTGAAGTGGACCTCAGCAACAACAGGCTGCAGGAATTCAGGCTGGATATCTTTACATCCAAAGGTCACGGGAAGCCGATCCACCTAGACCTCTCCAACAACGTGCTGACAGCCGTCTCCAGAAACCCCCACAGCAGCTCTCCTAACATCCAGAGCCTGAGCCTGGCTGGGAACAGACTGACAGCCGTGCCGCTGCTCCAGAGCGTCCCTGTGAGATCCCTGAATCTGGACGGGAACCCAATCCCCCACATACAGGAGAATGCCTTTGTGGGGATGACTGAGCTGACCCATCTGTCCCTCAGCAGTCTTCCAGCACTGACCTCAATCCAGCCCAACAGCTTCAAAGGGCTACAGAATCTACAGGTCCTTGATTTATCAAACTGCCCAAAGCTAAAGGATCTCAAGCCAGAGGTATTCAGCGGGCTGCTTTCCTTACAGGAGCTCAACTTGTCCAATTCAGGGGTAACTGCCTTGCCAAGTAAATTGCTGAATTATTTACCGAGCATCAGAAGCATCACTCTGGGACCAAACCTGCATTGCTGGAAGAGCAGGAAACAGGGGCAGTTCCACCCGCATACAGGACGAGTGAAGAGTGGAGACACATTAACATGCGATCCTGCAGCCACACTCCTGTGA
- the LOC117972911 gene encoding tsukushi-like isoform X2, translating to MDSQLWLCCLLIFTLHVASTESCHPGCRCEVESFGLFDSFSLTKVDCSRVGPHITPIPIPLDTSYLDLSSNHMETLTDSMLTGPGYTTLVSLDLSNNKLTRVHSKTFSKLRYLESLDLSSNCLEVLSDGCFSGLPLTEVDLSNNRLQEFRLDIFTSKGHGKPIHLDLSNNVLTAVSRNPHSSSPNIQSLSLAGNRLTAVPLLQSVPVRSLNLDGNPIPHIQENAFVGMTELTHLSLSSLPALTSIQPNSFKGLQNLQVLDLSNCPKLKDLKPEVFSGLLSLQELNLSNSGVTALPSKLLNYLPSIRSITLGPNLHCWKSRKQGQFHPHTGRVKSGDTLTCDPAATLL from the coding sequence ATGGATTCTCAGCTGTGGCTCTGCTGTTTGCTGATCTTCACCCTGCATGTCGCCTCCACAGAGAGCTGCCACCCAGGATGCCGCTGCGAGGTGGAGAGCTTCGGGCTCTTCGACAGCTTCAGTCTGACAAAAGTAGACTGCAGTAGAGTGGGACCCCATATCACCCCCATTCCTATCCCTTTAGACACCTCCTATTTAGATCTGTCATCCAACCACATGGAGACCCTCACAGACTCCATGCTGACAGGACCTGGTTACACCACTTTGGTTAGCCTTGACCTGAGCAACAACAAGCTAACCAGGGTCCACAGCAAGACCTTTTCCAAACTGCGCTACCTGGAGTCCCTGGATTTAAGCAGCAACTGTTTGGAAGTGCTTTCGGATGGGTGCTTCTCTGGCCTGCCGCTCACTGAAGTGGACCTCAGCAACAACAGGCTGCAGGAATTCAGGCTGGATATCTTTACATCCAAAGGTCACGGGAAGCCGATCCACCTAGACCTCTCCAACAACGTGCTGACAGCCGTCTCCAGAAACCCCCACAGCAGCTCTCCTAACATCCAGAGCCTGAGCCTGGCTGGGAACAGACTGACAGCCGTGCCGCTGCTCCAGAGCGTCCCTGTGAGATCCCTGAATCTGGACGGGAACCCAATCCCCCACATACAGGAGAATGCCTTTGTGGGGATGACTGAGCTGACCCATCTGTCCCTCAGCAGTCTTCCAGCACTGACCTCAATCCAGCCCAACAGCTTCAAAGGGCTACAGAATCTACAGGTCCTTGATTTATCAAACTGCCCAAAGCTAAAGGATCTCAAGCCAGAGGTATTCAGCGGGCTGCTTTCCTTACAGGAGCTCAACTTGTCCAATTCAGGGGTAACTGCCTTGCCAAGTAAATTGCTGAATTATTTACCGAGCATCAGAAGCATCACTCTGGGACCAAACCTGCATTGCTGGAAGAGCAGGAAACAGGGGCAGTTCCACCCGCATACAGGACGAGTGAAGAGTGGAGACACATTAACATGCGATCCTGCAGCCACACTCCTGTGA